In Paraburkholderia terrae, the DNA window CGTCGCCCCTGTGCGGGGCGGCACCTACTTTTCTTTGCCGCCGCAAAGAAAAGTAGGCAAAAGAAAGCGGCTAACACCGCCAATTCTTGTTCTTGCCTGAGGGCCCCCACAGGGTCCTACGCTTCACACGGCAACGCCCTTATTCGCGTGTGTTGCCAACGCTTCGAATGAGCGCCTCACCCGCTTCGGATACCCGTACCCGGGCCAGCGGCAGCGAATGGTATGTGCCGCCCAGGTGGCAAACTGTGTGTAGGTTGTCGCGTCGTATGCGTAAGCGCTCTTACAGGGTGAGACGCGTGCGCTATCGGTCCGGAGTGGGCGTGTGTGAGGTACTACGGCCGACACACAGTTTGCCACCTGGGCGGCGGTGGACTATCTGGCAAGGCATGCTGAAACGCGGGGGCGTGAAGCGGGTGAGGCGCACTGCAAGAGCGCTGGCAACGAAGTTGAATCGAGAAGTTGCCGCGAGAAGTAAGGGACCGGTTGGGGGCCCTCAGGCAAACACAAGAACTGGCGGTGTTAGCCGCTTTCTTTTGCCTACTTTTCTTTGCGGCGGCAAAGAAAAGTAGGTGCCGCCCCGCACAGGGGCGACGCTTGAAGCACGAAGGCATAACGCGGATGCCAGCGCAAAGGCAAACACACCGAACGGCAACGCGTGAAGCACGAAGGCAAAGCGCGGATGCCAGCGCACAGGCTAGAACGACCAAACAGCCGGGCCGCGAAGGCAAAGCGCGGATGCCAGCGAAAAACCAAACCAAACAGCGTCGCAGACCAAAACCTAACCCTTCGAATCCCGCTCAACAATCCACTCATGCCGCGGATCATTCTTGAAATGCCAGGTACGAGTCGGCCCAGCCATGACATTAAGATAATAAGAGTCATACCCATAAGGCACAACGACAGGATGATACCCACGCGGCACCATCACGACATCGTGATCCTCAACCGCGAGAGACTCATCGATATCCCGCTCATCGGTATACACGCGTTGAAAAGCAAACCCTTGCGGCGGACTAAGCCGATGATAGTAAGTCTCTTCAAGAAAGCTTTCGGCAGGAATGTTATTGGTATCGTGCTTATGCGGCGGATAGCTGGACGAATGTCCACCCGGCGTACGCACCTCAACCACCAGCAGTGATTCAGCAGTCTCAGTCTGCGGAAGAATATCGCACACATACCGCGTATTCGCGCCCTTACCCCGCACTGACCGCTTCATCTGCGAAGACTCGATCAACCGCGCAGGGTATTCGCCCTTGGCAGGCGCACTAGCCACACCCACCTCCGCACGCCGGTTAGCGCGAACAATAGCCCGCACACCAGGCGGCAAATAAACCGCCACAGGCGCGCTGTCCTCGAACACGCTGTCACGCGAACCAAGCCCAGTCCACGTCTGCGCATCGGTTTCAATATCAACGGCACCCGCCATCACAACAATACACACCTCACGCGACGCTTCCAGCACATGCACGACCTCGTTCGGCTCCATCCGGTAAGCGGCGAATCCAACATACTTCCAGCCCGCCGTTTCAGGCGTCACGCGCGCGATCGTCTGGCCTTCGCGCTGTGCCTTCACAAGCAAACTCATGCTGCCTCCTGTGCGACATCGAGGGGCGCATCGACGAGCGTGCGCAACGTGCGATAACCCTTCTGCGCATAAGCATACGACGGCGCGACGGCCGGGTCCTGCTCCGCCTCGACGACAAGCCAGCCGCGATAACCGTGACGCTTCAACGTATCGATAATCGCGGAAAAATCGACGGCGCCGTCACCTGGCACCGTGAACGCGCCCGCAATCACCGCATCGAGAAAACTCCAGTTGCGATTGCGCGCGAGCTTCATCACGGCAGGGCGCACGTCCTTGCAATGCACGTGACACACACGGCCGACATGCCGGTTGAGCACCGCAAGCGCGTCGCCGCCCGCAAACGTGATGTGGCCCGCGTCGAACAGCAGGCCGACATCGTCGGTAGTCAATGCCATCAGACGATCGACGTCGGCGGCAGTTTCGACATACGCGCCCATGTGATGGTGATACGCGACGCGCACGCCCTTGCTCAATGTATAGCGTGCAAATTCATTCAGGCGCTTTGCGTACGTGTTCCATTGCTCATCGGTGAAAAAGCGCGGCCGCTGATACATCGGCAACGGCGAGCCCTGGATCGTGTTATGCACTTCGCCGTAGACCATCACCGTCGCGCCGTTCTTCGCGAGCAACTCCAGATGCGAATCGGCGGCCTTGCACTCGTCCTCAATGCTGCGGCTGAAATCCGCGAGCCGTCCCGAATACCATCCGGACACGAGCGACAAATCATACTGTTTGAACAACGCCTTCAACGCCTCAGGCTCGCGCGGAAACTTGTTCCCAAGCTCGAACCCCTGATAGCCGATTTCGCGTCCTTCCGTGAGGGCGACGTCGAGCGGCGTCTCGCCGCCGAGCGACGGCAGATCGTCGTTCATCCACGACAGCGGATTGATGCCGATGCGTACTTCGAACTGGCTCATGTGCGCTTCCTCACTCATTGTCTTTGCTACGCGCGCTGATATGCGCTTCGTAATCGGCGCGTGCCTTGCGCACGCCTTCGCGCTGCGACACTTCGGGCACCGCGACTTCCCACCACCAGCCGCCTTCGTCCGTCGTGCGCGCGGCGTCGGTGTCGATGCAGACCAGGTACGTGCGGTCCGCAGCGCGGGCACGTTGCATCGCCGCTTCGAGTTCCTGCACGTTCGCTACGTGCTCCGCTTGCGCGCCCATCGCGCGCGCGTGCGCGGCGAAGTCGATTGTCGGTGCGCCGGGCGCGCCTTGCACGCAGTCGTCGAACATGTTGTTGAACGGCGCGCCGCCGCAGGCCTGCTGCAAGCGGTTGATGCAGCCATAGCCGCGATTGTCGAGCACCACGACGATCAGCTTCGCGCCCAGCATCACAGATGTAGCGATCTCGCTGTTCATCATCAGATAGCTGCCGTCGCCGACCATCACGATCACTTCGCGCTCGGGCCGCGCGAGCTTGGCGCCGAGCCCGCCGGCGATCTCGTAGCCCATGCACGAATAGCCGTATTCGACGTGGTACGCGCCGGGACGTCCGGCGCGCCACAGCTTGTGCAGTTCGGCGGGCAGCGTGCCCGCTGCGCAGACGACGATGTCGTCCGTCGTCGAGTGCTCGCTCGAACGCTGCACCGCGCCGATCACGTCGGCGTCGTAGGGAAGGGCGTTATCGCGTTGCGGCGCGTGCGTGAGCTTCTGCACGATGTCGCGCCATTCGTTCGCACGCTGCTGCGCGTGTGACGTCCACGCCGCGTCTGCTTGCCAGCCTTCCAGTCGTGAGGACAACGCTTCGAGCGCAAGCCGCGCATCGGCCTCCACGATGCAGCCACGATGCTTGATGGCGTCGAACGCATTTGCGTTGATGCCGATCACCCGCGCGTGCGTGAAGAGCGTGTTCGAACCCGTCGTGAAGTCCTGCAGACGCGTGCCGACAGCCAGCACGCAATCGGCTTCGTGCGCGATCTCATTTGCGCCGGGCGATCCCGTTACGCCGAGCGAGCCGAGATTCAGCGGATCGTCCCACGCGAGCGCGCTCTTGCCCGCTTGGGTCTCCGCAACGGGAATGCCATGGCGCGTCGCGAACGCTTTCAATGCATCCGTTGCGCGACCATAGAGCACACCGCCGCCCGCGACGATCATCGGTTGCTTCGCGTTACGCAGAATCGCGAGCGCTTCGTCGAGTTCATGCTCGACGGGCGCGGGCGCATGCAGCTTCACCACGCGCGGCGCGAAGAAATCGGCGGGGTAGTCGTACGCGGTGGCCTGCACGTCTTGCGGAAGTGCCAGCGTCACAGGACCGCACAGCGCGGCATCCGTCAGCACACGAATCGCGCGCGGTAATGCGTTGAGCAATTGCGCCGGATGCACGATGCGGTCGAAGTAGCGCGACACGGGCTTGAACGCATCGTTGGCGGAGATGCCGCCGTCGTGGAAGTCTTCGACCTGCTGCAACACCGGGTCCGGCGCGCGCGACACGAAAACATCGCCGGGCAGCAGCAACACAGGCAAGCGGTTCACATGCGCGAGCGCCGCTGCCGTGACGAGGTTCGTCGCGCCGGGACCGATGGAAGTCGTGACGGCCATCATCCGTCGCCGGAAGTTCGCCTTTGCGAAGGCGATCGCGCTGTGCGCCATCGCCTGTTCGTTGTGCGCGCGATAAGTCGGCAGCTCATGTCGATATTGATAGAGCGCCTCGCCGAGGCCCGCGACATTGCCATGCCCGAAGATCGCGAACACGCCGCCGAACAGCGGCTCGGTGCCCGTGCCGTCTTCCGTCTCGACGCGTTGCGCGGCGAGATAGCGGACCACGGCCTGCGCGGCCGTCAGACGGATCGTGCCGTCCGCCGATACCTGCGGGGCCATTTCAGGCGAGGTCGTCACATCGTGATGCAACGCACGTTGGTTCATGCTGCCTGCTCCTGACGGATGGTATGCGAACCCGCCGCATGCGCTGTGCCACGGCTTTCGCGCCACGAGCGGATCAGCGTTTCGAACGTGCGGCGCACGCGGGCGATCACTTCGTCGTCGTCGATCTGTCCCGCGAGCCATGCCTGGCTCGCCTCGTAATGAATCGTGCGGCCAACGGTGAAGCCCTTGCAGGTCTTCGATTGCGCTGCCGCGCGGAAGCCTTCGATCATCTGCTCGACGGGTGCCGACAGGCCGAGCAGCACGACGCCGCGGCAGTACGGATCGCGTTCCTGGATCAGCGCATCGACAGCTTGCCACTGCGACGCTTCCATCGGTTCGAGCTTCCACCACTCCGGATAGAGGCCGATGTTGTAGAGCCGCTTCAACGCGCGATAGACGATATCCGGTCCGCCGGGCAAGCTCTTCGGCGGAATCACTTCGAGCAGCAGTTCGTGGCCGGACTCCTGCACGGCATCGTAGAGCGCGCGCAGTTGCGCTTCCTGTTCGAGGCGCTGTTCGATCGGCTCATCGGGATGAAACTGGACGAGGCACTTCACCACATGCTCGCGCGGCCAGCTGGCGAGCGTCGTGCCGATCGAGCGTCCGTGATCGAAGACGAGTGGCACGGAACCCGGCAATTCGACGGGTCGACCGATCCACCAGCCGCGGCCTGTTGCTGCGTTCAACGCATCCTGGCCGTAGCGATCGTCGATCAGCACCGCCGTCTTGCCTTGCAAGCCAAGTGCCTCTTCGGTTTGCGCGACGGCTTCGACGAACAGGCTCTTCAGCTTCGAAATGCGCGAGAGGTCCGCCCCCGTCTGCTGCGCAAGTTCGAAAAACTGGTTGCGATGATCGAAGGCGAAGCCGAGCACTTCGTCGTAGGTCTTGCGCGCGGGTGTCACGCGATGCAGTCGCGCGAGCGTCGCGTCGCGATCGGGGCGGCGCATGCGCGCCGGGTCCGCTTTCGCTTCGCGCAGGAAGTAGTCGAGTTCGGCGGGCGTCGGCATCGCGGGCGCGCAGCCGTGGCGCGACACGACCAAGGCGCCGCTCGCATTCGCCGCGCGCGCGCAGGCTTCGAGCGGCTCATCGCGCAGCCAGCCCGACAGGAAGCCGGATGCAAACGCATCGCCTGCGCCGAGCACGTTCAGCACTTCGACTTCGACGCCGCCTTGAATCGGCGCATCGTCGATCGAAGCGGGCACGTCGCCGTCGATGATCTGGCAGCCGAGCGGCCCGCGCTTCACGACGAGCGTCGCGGGCGTCACCTTGCGTACTTCCCGCAGGCATTCGATCAGCGAGTCCTTGCCGCCCGCAATCCGGAACTCTTCTTCGGTGCCGATCACGAGATCGAAGAGGGGCAGGATGCCTTGAATATGCGCGCTTACGCTTTCGTTCGCGACGAAGCGCGTTTCGCCATCGGCCTTGCCTGTGAGTCCCCACAACACCGGGCGATAGTCGATGTCGAGCACGGTGCGCACGTCGTTGCTGCGCGCGTGTTCCAGTGCGCGGCGGCTCGTGCGGTTCACCTGTTCAGTCGAGAAGTGCGTGCCCGTAATCAGCAGCGCTTTCGATGACGCAATGTAGGCCTCGTCGAAGTCCGCTTCGTCGACGGCCATGTCCGCGCAATTCTCGCGATAGAAAATCAGCGGAAACGTGTCGCGGTCTTTCAGGCCGAGCAGTACGAGTGCTGTGAGCCGTTCCTGATCGACGCGCACGTTGCTGACGTCGCAGCCTTCCTTCGTCAGCGTCTCGGTGAGGAAGCGGCCCATGTGGTCGTTGCCGACGCGCGCGAGCATCGATGCATTCAGGCCGAGCCGCGCGCAGCCGAACGCGATGTTCGCCGATGAGCCGCCCAGGTACTTCGCGAAGGTCGAGACGTCTTCGAGGCGGGAGCCGACCTGTTGCGCGTATAGATCGACGGCAAGTCGGCCTAGGCAGATGATGTCGCGGCTGCGGCCCGCCGCGAAGCGGCTCGCGTTCTGAGGCGTGGGTTTACTGGTAAGAGCCATGAGTGTGTCCTGAGTGTGCTGGCAG includes these proteins:
- the iolB gene encoding 5-deoxy-glucuronate isomerase, with protein sequence MSLLVKAQREGQTIARVTPETAGWKYVGFAAYRMEPNEVVHVLEASREVCIVVMAGAVDIETDAQTWTGLGSRDSVFEDSAPVAVYLPPGVRAIVRANRRAEVGVASAPAKGEYPARLIESSQMKRSVRGKGANTRYVCDILPQTETAESLLVVEVRTPGGHSSSYPPHKHDTNNIPAESFLEETYYHRLSPPQGFAFQRVYTDERDIDESLAVEDHDVVMVPRGYHPVVVPYGYDSYYLNVMAGPTRTWHFKNDPRHEWIVERDSKG
- the iolE gene encoding myo-inosose-2 dehydratase — protein: MSQFEVRIGINPLSWMNDDLPSLGGETPLDVALTEGREIGYQGFELGNKFPREPEALKALFKQYDLSLVSGWYSGRLADFSRSIEDECKAADSHLELLAKNGATVMVYGEVHNTIQGSPLPMYQRPRFFTDEQWNTYAKRLNEFARYTLSKGVRVAYHHHMGAYVETAADVDRLMALTTDDVGLLFDAGHITFAGGDALAVLNRHVGRVCHVHCKDVRPAVMKLARNRNWSFLDAVIAGAFTVPGDGAVDFSAIIDTLKRHGYRGWLVVEAEQDPAVAPSYAYAQKGYRTLRTLVDAPLDVAQEAA
- the iolD gene encoding 3D-(3,5/4)-trihydroxycyclohexane-1,2-dione acylhydrolase (decyclizing) — protein: MNQRALHHDVTTSPEMAPQVSADGTIRLTAAQAVVRYLAAQRVETEDGTGTEPLFGGVFAIFGHGNVAGLGEALYQYRHELPTYRAHNEQAMAHSAIAFAKANFRRRMMAVTTSIGPGATNLVTAAALAHVNRLPVLLLPGDVFVSRAPDPVLQQVEDFHDGGISANDAFKPVSRYFDRIVHPAQLLNALPRAIRVLTDAALCGPVTLALPQDVQATAYDYPADFFAPRVVKLHAPAPVEHELDEALAILRNAKQPMIVAGGGVLYGRATDALKAFATRHGIPVAETQAGKSALAWDDPLNLGSLGVTGSPGANEIAHEADCVLAVGTRLQDFTTGSNTLFTHARVIGINANAFDAIKHRGCIVEADARLALEALSSRLEGWQADAAWTSHAQQRANEWRDIVQKLTHAPQRDNALPYDADVIGAVQRSSEHSTTDDIVVCAAGTLPAELHKLWRAGRPGAYHVEYGYSCMGYEIAGGLGAKLARPEREVIVMVGDGSYLMMNSEIATSVMLGAKLIVVVLDNRGYGCINRLQQACGGAPFNNMFDDCVQGAPGAPTIDFAAHARAMGAQAEHVANVQELEAAMQRARAADRTYLVCIDTDAARTTDEGGWWWEVAVPEVSQREGVRKARADYEAHISARSKDNE
- a CDS encoding bifunctional 5-dehydro-2-deoxygluconokinase/5-dehydro-2-deoxyphosphogluconate aldolase, with product MALTSKPTPQNASRFAAGRSRDIICLGRLAVDLYAQQVGSRLEDVSTFAKYLGGSSANIAFGCARLGLNASMLARVGNDHMGRFLTETLTKEGCDVSNVRVDQERLTALVLLGLKDRDTFPLIFYRENCADMAVDEADFDEAYIASSKALLITGTHFSTEQVNRTSRRALEHARSNDVRTVLDIDYRPVLWGLTGKADGETRFVANESVSAHIQGILPLFDLVIGTEEEFRIAGGKDSLIECLREVRKVTPATLVVKRGPLGCQIIDGDVPASIDDAPIQGGVEVEVLNVLGAGDAFASGFLSGWLRDEPLEACARAANASGALVVSRHGCAPAMPTPAELDYFLREAKADPARMRRPDRDATLARLHRVTPARKTYDEVLGFAFDHRNQFFELAQQTGADLSRISKLKSLFVEAVAQTEEALGLQGKTAVLIDDRYGQDALNAATGRGWWIGRPVELPGSVPLVFDHGRSIGTTLASWPREHVVKCLVQFHPDEPIEQRLEQEAQLRALYDAVQESGHELLLEVIPPKSLPGGPDIVYRALKRLYNIGLYPEWWKLEPMEASQWQAVDALIQERDPYCRGVVLLGLSAPVEQMIEGFRAAAQSKTCKGFTVGRTIHYEASQAWLAGQIDDDEVIARVRRTFETLIRSWRESRGTAHAAGSHTIRQEQAA